The following are from one region of the Oculatellaceae cyanobacterium genome:
- a CDS encoding HAMP domain-containing sensor histidine kinase codes for MPSQQPLRKNSEVMSNQASDRLKQNAEKIMRIWEKRARDQVSASAHQNSLVLQDSLPLYLNQLVDELSNRIVRTSARITADEVESTRIGKLHGHERAGYADYSMSHLIFEYHLLREVIFQVLEEEAPLGVQDRDIIIRSIEQSVNDAATQFSATLQDIQELFMVTLTHDLRGPLNVVKMGTQLTLRRLERGDTHADVATRMLAAVNRLDSMIQNLLDASRLRTGQSLKMEFVECDLEVLVHEVAEDLNFAYGERFVVISDSEIKTKCSRKQIQRVIENLAINAVKYGAPNTPITLTLQQTETQINLTIHNEGNPIALDAQSILFQQFRRTICAEEQTGWGLGLFLAKSITEAHQGTLGVESAEGKGTSFIIQLPKVTAFEEH; via the coding sequence ATCTGGGAGAAGCGGGCGCGTGATCAAGTCAGTGCATCAGCGCATCAAAATTCTCTGGTCTTGCAAGATTCGCTACCTCTGTATTTAAACCAACTGGTAGATGAACTCTCAAATAGAATTGTCAGAACATCTGCCCGCATCACAGCCGACGAGGTAGAAAGTACGCGGATTGGCAAGTTGCATGGGCATGAACGGGCGGGGTATGCTGACTACTCCATGAGTCACCTGATCTTCGAGTATCACCTCCTGCGTGAAGTAATCTTTCAAGTTTTAGAAGAAGAAGCACCTTTAGGAGTGCAGGATCGAGATATTATTATCCGCTCTATTGAGCAATCCGTTAATGACGCGGCCACTCAATTCTCCGCGACGCTGCAAGATATTCAAGAGCTATTTATGGTGACTCTAACTCACGACCTCAGAGGGCCTCTTAATGTCGTAAAAATGGGAACTCAACTAACTCTACGGCGGCTGGAACGAGGAGATACCCATGCTGATGTGGCGACGAGGATGCTTGCTGCGGTCAATCGGCTAGATTCGATGATTCAAAATCTGCTTGATGCGAGTCGGCTGCGGACAGGACAGAGCTTAAAGATGGAATTTGTTGAATGCGATTTAGAGGTGCTAGTTCATGAGGTAGCAGAGGATTTGAACTTCGCTTATGGAGAGCGGTTTGTTGTGATTTCTGATTCTGAGATCAAAACGAAATGCAGCCGTAAACAAATACAACGAGTGATTGAAAATTTAGCAATTAACGCTGTGAAGTATGGCGCTCCTAATACGCCGATTACACTTACGCTCCAGCAAACTGAAACGCAGATCAACCTGACTATCCATAATGAAGGCAATCCCATTGCCCTAGACGCTCAATCAATCCTATTTCAACAATTTCGTCGAACCATCTGTGCTGAAGAGCAAACTGGCTGGGGATTAGGATTATTTTTGGCCAAGAGCATTACTGAAGCGCATCAAGGGACACTTGGGGTTGAAAGTGCAGAGGGCAAGGGGACAAGCTTTATTATCCAGTTACCAAAGGTGACGGCGTTTGAGGAGCATTAA
- a CDS encoding PAS domain S-box protein — translation MSEAVPSSRLDDILITAALAERSPRTPNLQAEIESLHKLARQLAEQPQAMLKTLVTIAKELCQAGTAGVSLLEVTDDSEEIFRFCAISGALADYEGETAPRFSPCGTCLDCQAPQLYSYPERYFTYLQSEKPTIVESLVIPLIGDHKALGAIWIVSHDEARQFDAEDVRIMTSLADFTAAALQSIHLRQTAQVAWQREQAARIEADATRQALNESAQRAIDILESITDAFVCVDHQWRITYVNQEASRLTKLQPEEMIGKSHQELPPWVIGTLMEQTKKRIAAELGATHFEAFDQLSSMWLEIHAYPCKVGFNIYFRDITERKQDNVKRQQAESTLRESEFRFQMIVESAKDFAIFTLDLNGIVTSWNSGAERLLGYKEAEIIGHSSYILFTPEDNATERPMKEIQTSLLEGRAEDDIWHVRSNGSRLFANGLMMPLQDQAGNVQGLVKILRDMTEAHQAQERQQFLSQASTVLTETIDYKTTLVNIARLAVPFLADYCFFDILNINHTIERVGWHHRDPALVAWFEQLQHYVPHSDDENHPITKVIFTGNANFVPDVTQAWMQAAATSADHLQFMQGCQLRSLITVPLIAHGRRHGALTVCLTADSNRQYNAADLALAEELGHRAALALDNARLYQQAQSANQMKDEFLAVLSHELRSPLNPILGWLQMLRRGSLDAAKTAKALEIIERNAKLQAQLVEDLLDVSRILRGKLHLNLGPVNLATIIQAAIETVNLAAQAKSIEINTTLDSPIPVILGDAARLQQVLWNLLSNAVKFAPERKRVEVRCCQLDSQAQITVSDTGVGIPHSFLPYVFDYFRQADEATTRRFGGLGLGLALVRQIVEAHGGTVWAESPGEGQGAIFTVRLPLIPAQTNKGQDSQIKEGAFDLQGTQILVVDNEPDALEFVAFVLEQAGANVITATSADEALALFIQSPPDVLVSDIGMPNTDGYMLMQQVRLFEEKQRESLSLNHRRQVSAIALTAYAGDIYSQQAMAAGFQRHLAKPVDPLVLVKTIAALVKQSR, via the coding sequence ATGTCTGAAGCAGTGCCATCTTCCCGTTTAGACGATATTTTGATCACAGCGGCGTTAGCTGAACGGTCGCCCAGAACCCCTAATTTACAGGCGGAAATTGAATCTCTCCATAAGCTAGCGAGGCAACTGGCAGAGCAGCCCCAAGCGATGCTCAAGACTCTGGTGACGATAGCGAAAGAGCTTTGCCAAGCAGGAACCGCCGGAGTGAGCTTACTAGAAGTAACGGACGACTCTGAAGAAATCTTTCGCTTTTGTGCGATCTCTGGGGCGTTAGCAGACTATGAAGGAGAAACAGCGCCAAGGTTTAGTCCCTGCGGCACCTGCCTAGACTGCCAAGCTCCTCAACTTTATTCCTATCCTGAGCGATATTTTACCTACTTACAGTCCGAGAAACCGACGATAGTTGAGAGTCTAGTCATTCCGTTAATAGGTGATCACAAGGCGCTAGGCGCAATCTGGATCGTGTCGCATGATGAAGCGCGACAATTTGATGCCGAAGACGTGCGGATTATGACCAGCCTCGCTGACTTTACCGCTGCTGCCCTGCAAAGTATTCATCTGCGTCAAACGGCTCAAGTTGCATGGCAGCGTGAGCAAGCTGCCCGTATTGAAGCTGATGCTACCCGTCAAGCACTGAATGAATCAGCCCAACGAGCCATTGATATTCTAGAAAGTATTACAGATGCCTTTGTGTGTGTTGATCACCAATGGCGAATTACCTATGTCAATCAGGAAGCATCTCGGTTAACCAAGCTGCAACCAGAAGAAATGATTGGTAAGTCGCATCAGGAATTGCCACCCTGGGTAATCGGTACGCTCATGGAGCAAACTAAAAAGCGGATTGCGGCGGAACTAGGTGCGACACATTTTGAAGCGTTTGATCAATTGAGTTCAATGTGGCTAGAAATCCATGCCTATCCCTGTAAGGTAGGGTTTAATATTTATTTTCGAGACATTACTGAGCGTAAACAGGACAACGTTAAACGCCAGCAAGCAGAATCCACCTTGCGCGAAAGTGAATTCCGCTTTCAGATGATTGTCGAAAGTGCGAAAGATTTTGCCATCTTTACGCTTGACCTTAATGGCATAGTCACAAGCTGGAATTCTGGAGCCGAGAGGTTGTTAGGCTACAAAGAGGCAGAAATTATCGGTCATTCCAGTTACATTCTTTTTACACCAGAAGATAATGCGACTGAACGACCTATGAAGGAAATCCAGACCTCTCTTTTAGAGGGACGAGCAGAGGATGACATTTGGCACGTTCGCTCTAATGGCAGCCGTTTGTTTGCCAATGGCTTGATGATGCCGTTGCAGGATCAAGCAGGTAACGTTCAGGGACTGGTTAAGATTCTGCGAGATATGACCGAAGCGCATCAAGCACAGGAGCGTCAGCAGTTTTTGTCACAAGCCAGTACAGTGCTGACAGAGACAATTGATTACAAAACCACGTTAGTTAATATTGCGCGGTTGGCAGTGCCGTTTCTGGCTGACTATTGCTTCTTTGATATCCTCAACATCAATCATACTATCGAACGAGTTGGCTGGCATCACCGCGATCCGGCTCTTGTAGCCTGGTTTGAGCAATTACAGCACTATGTGCCACACTCAGACGATGAAAACCACCCGATTACGAAAGTGATCTTCACTGGCAACGCCAACTTTGTGCCTGACGTTACCCAGGCATGGATGCAAGCCGCAGCCACCAGTGCCGACCATTTGCAATTTATGCAAGGGTGTCAACTGCGATCGCTAATCACTGTCCCTTTGATTGCTCATGGTCGTAGACATGGAGCGTTAACCGTTTGCTTAACCGCAGACTCAAATCGCCAATATAATGCGGCAGATTTGGCTCTGGCAGAAGAATTAGGGCATCGGGCAGCATTGGCATTAGACAATGCCCGTTTATATCAGCAGGCGCAGTCAGCCAACCAAATGAAAGATGAGTTTTTGGCAGTGTTATCCCATGAGTTGCGCTCACCACTCAACCCAATTCTGGGTTGGCTTCAAATGCTCCGCAGAGGTAGTTTAGACGCTGCCAAAACCGCAAAAGCCTTGGAAATTATCGAGCGTAATGCCAAACTGCAAGCCCAACTGGTTGAAGATCTGCTGGATGTCTCCCGCATCCTGCGTGGCAAGCTCCATCTCAATCTAGGGCCAGTCAATTTGGCGACCATCATTCAAGCCGCTATTGAAACTGTTAATTTAGCAGCCCAAGCTAAATCAATTGAGATCAACACAACACTAGATTCTCCAATTCCAGTGATTTTGGGAGATGCCGCTCGGTTACAGCAAGTCCTTTGGAATCTCCTCTCCAATGCCGTTAAGTTCGCACCCGAAAGAAAGCGGGTTGAAGTGCGGTGTTGTCAGCTTGATAGCCAAGCTCAGATCACGGTGAGTGACACAGGCGTTGGTATTCCTCACAGCTTTTTGCCTTATGTGTTTGACTACTTCCGACAAGCCGATGAAGCAACTACCCGCCGATTTGGGGGACTGGGTTTAGGGTTGGCGCTGGTGCGTCAAATTGTTGAGGCGCATGGTGGAACGGTGTGGGCAGAAAGCCCTGGTGAAGGACAGGGTGCAATTTTCACGGTGAGATTGCCGCTAATACCTGCCCAAACCAACAAGGGGCAAGATAGTCAAATAAAAGAGGGTGCTTTTGATTTACAGGGTACTCAAATTTTAGTTGTGGATAATGAGCCGGATGCTTTAGAGTTTGTCGCCTTTGTATTGGAGCAAGCTGGAGCCAATGTTATTACAGCTACTTCGGCAGATGAAGCGTTGGCACTCTTCATCCAATCTCCACCCGATGTGCTGGTTAGTGATATTGGAATGCCCAATACTGATGGCTATATGCTGATGCAGCAGGTGCGACTCTTTGAGGAGAAACAACGCGAATCGCTTTCACTCAACCATCGTAGACAGGTCAGCGCGATCGCACTCACCGCTTATGCCGGAGACATCTATTCTCAGCAGGCAATGGCCGCAGGGTTTCAACGGCATCTTGCCAAACCCGTTGATCCACTTGTGTTAGTCAAGACAATTGCTGCTCTGGTGAAGCAAAGCCGATAG
- a CDS encoding helix-turn-helix domain-containing protein, with the protein MSLSKTLPISDLVRHLRQHLNLSQEKFAAKLGVSFKTVNRWERGHSVPSPMALKLIEDLLESLGEPGKALLKQYFPGREDV; encoded by the coding sequence ATGTCCCTGAGCAAAACCTTGCCCATCTCAGATTTAGTCCGCCACCTGCGACAGCATCTCAACCTGTCTCAAGAGAAGTTTGCTGCCAAATTGGGAGTTTCATTCAAAACAGTGAATCGGTGGGAACGAGGGCATAGTGTACCCTCACCAATGGCACTGAAGCTAATTGAAGATTTATTGGAATCGCTCGGCGAACCTGGAAAAGCTTTATTGAAACAATACTTCCCAGGGAGAGAAGATGTCTGA
- a CDS encoding WG repeat-containing protein, producing the protein MTNILLSSRLKYPKILIVLFILGLNGACSQLSMQVSATTNKQQVVSSTVAKNIATKTLFPIVQNGKWGFIDKTGQVVIKPTFEYHEALWEFQEGLIKIKLGNKYGYIDNSGQVVIKPRFDQAWSFHEGLALIKVGSKWGLINSSGQIVIKPTFDGVSPFKEGLAQIRVASKWGFINKSGQIVIKPTFDNASPFSEGLAQIKVGSKLGFINKTGQVVIKPQFNSASDFSEGLAQIVVSSKYGYINKTGKVVIKPQFNSAFDFKEGLAQIVVNSKWGLINSSGQIVIKPTFDDVSSFSEGLALIRVGSKLGFIDQSGQIVIKPTFDNASTFSEGLAAIKVGNQVGFIDKTGEIIIKPTFSYAVPFREGLAAIVVDNKWGYIDKTGTVVWNPTI; encoded by the coding sequence ATGACCAACATATTGCTTTCAAGTCGATTGAAATATCCGAAAATATTGATAGTTCTCTTCATTTTAGGCTTGAATGGCGCTTGCAGTCAGCTATCAATGCAGGTATCAGCTACTACTAACAAGCAGCAAGTTGTCAGTTCAACAGTTGCTAAAAATATCGCTACAAAAACGCTGTTTCCTATTGTGCAAAACGGTAAGTGGGGCTTTATTGACAAAACGGGGCAGGTAGTGATCAAACCGACTTTTGAGTATCATGAGGCTTTGTGGGAATTCCAGGAAGGACTAATAAAAATCAAGCTTGGCAATAAATACGGCTATATAGACAACTCAGGGCAGGTAGTTATTAAACCAAGGTTTGATCAAGCTTGGAGCTTCCATGAAGGGCTGGCACTAATAAAAGTTGGCTCTAAGTGGGGTTTGATAAACTCGTCAGGGCAAATTGTCATTAAACCGACTTTCGATGGTGTTTCTCCCTTCAAAGAAGGGCTGGCACAAATAAGGGTTGCCTCTAAGTGGGGCTTTATTAACAAGTCAGGGCAGATAGTCATCAAACCGACTTTCGATAATGCCTCTCCGTTCTCGGAAGGGCTGGCACAAATAAAAGTTGGCTCTAAGTTGGGCTTTATCAACAAGACGGGACAGGTTGTTATCAAGCCCCAGTTCAATTCTGCCTCTGACTTCTCTGAAGGGTTGGCACAAATAGTGGTTAGTTCTAAGTACGGCTATATTAACAAGACGGGAAAGGTGGTTATCAAGCCCCAGTTCAATTCTGCCTTTGATTTCAAAGAAGGGCTGGCGCAAATAGTGGTTAATTCTAAGTGGGGCTTGATAAACTCGTCAGGGCAAATTGTCATCAAACCGACTTTCGATGATGTTTCTTCATTCTCTGAAGGGCTGGCACTAATAAGGGTTGGCTCTAAGTTGGGCTTTATTGACCAGTCAGGGCAGATAGTCATTAAACCGACTTTCGATAATGCCTCTACCTTCTCGGAAGGGCTGGCAGCAATAAAAGTTGGCAATCAGGTTGGCTTTATAGATAAAACAGGGGAAATTATCATTAAGCCGACTTTTTCTTATGCCGTTCCTTTCAGAGAAGGGCTGGCAGCAATAGTGGTTGACAATAAGTGGGGCTATATAGATAAGACAGGCACGGTAGTTTGGAATCCTACAATCTAG
- a CDS encoding DUF3747 domain-containing protein gives MKLTDATNNTFSSIVNSVKSIATKLPLKVVVASALLIGVTGSMVMDSFVLTSPSYAKAVSKTKVRKAKKRVTAKKRVTARKPVVAKKPTVKPIAVNPINATPGYLNNNNSQAIAPRPVGSSLFGQQEVAQNQFVVVAAPLSGNRYQLVILQQLSNKRACWAESGSTVKPLLLNFDFTGICGRFTDSNGYSMRQSGVDLGAQYNFDIVQRGNQLVLLGTKSRDFNAQPIELGRSNGIGEGFVKINLDTDWRLAKRTYNGKALGHIYLTSDSTVASR, from the coding sequence ATGAAACTTACAGACGCTACCAATAATACATTCTCTTCTATCGTCAATTCTGTTAAATCCATTGCAACTAAATTACCTCTTAAAGTTGTTGTCGCTTCAGCTTTATTAATCGGCGTAACTGGAAGTATGGTGATGGATTCTTTCGTACTTACTTCACCAAGTTATGCCAAGGCTGTTTCTAAAACCAAAGTTCGTAAAGCTAAAAAGCGCGTTACAGCTAAAAAGCGTGTTACAGCCAGGAAACCAGTTGTAGCCAAGAAACCAACTGTTAAACCAATTGCTGTCAATCCCATTAATGCCACACCAGGTTATCTAAACAATAATAATTCACAAGCGATCGCACCCAGACCTGTAGGTTCTTCCTTGTTTGGTCAACAAGAAGTTGCTCAAAATCAATTTGTCGTTGTGGCTGCACCGTTAAGTGGAAATCGTTATCAGCTGGTGATTTTGCAGCAACTATCCAACAAAAGAGCGTGTTGGGCTGAAAGTGGCAGTACAGTTAAGCCGTTATTATTAAACTTTGACTTTACTGGCATTTGTGGACGGTTTACTGATAGTAACGGTTATTCAATGCGGCAATCAGGTGTTGATTTAGGGGCGCAGTATAATTTCGATATCGTACAGCGTGGTAATCAACTGGTGCTGCTAGGCACTAAATCAAGAGATTTTAATGCTCAACCGATTGAACTCGGTAGAAGCAATGGTATTGGTGAAGGATTTGTCAAAATCAATTTAGATACTGATTGGCGGTTAGCTAAACGCACATACAACGGTAAAGCTTTAGGACACATTTATCTCACCAGTGATTCGACTGTAGCAAGTAGGTAA